Proteins encoded in a region of the Nocardia asteroides genome:
- a CDS encoding amino acid adenylation domain-containing protein produces MKMDRRSARGSRRRRSGGPLFGQLLTAAVESAADTVAIRFAATADSADAVELTYRQLDESSSRLARELIDRGLGPGDVVAIGIRRSVESVLSVWAIAKTGAAYVPIDPTYPPERIAYMVSDSGAALGLTTSAYREALGTSIPWIELDDPRHRERIAERPAHPVSYTDRVRMLTEQHPAYVIFTSGSTGRPKGVVVTHSGLGAMVASERERYGVTDGSRVMHICSPNFDVSVLELLVAFATGSTLVIAPPTVFGGFELADLLRREHVTHMLITPGALESVDPAGLTDLRVVMVIGDRFGPHLVHRWTGGGRAMINGYGPTEATVIATSSAPLVPGETITIGSAIPGFGLYVLDSRLRPAPAGVVGELYLSGPALAAGYLNRRSLTAARFVANPFGGEGGNPGSRMYRTGDLARRLGSGGIEVLGRSDFQVKVRGFRVELGEIDDALSRHPDIEFAVTLGKRQPNGTTMLASYVLPKAAELATEFDTATLVDFISETLPAYMVPTTIIVLDEIPLTPVGKLDRAALPEPVFAARAFRAPSTPTEEVVAEVFAALLVADGGGRVGVDDDFFELGGNSLLAAQAAARVGAALGVRVPVQLLFEVSTVAGLAVGVERLAGSVAGRALVAGVRPERVPLSYAQQRMWFLNRFDPGSGVNNIPVAVRLSGRLDVGALRAAVGDVVERHEVLRTVYPAVDGEGFQVVLPVGDARAVPAVVVESVEAAGVAGRVAAVVGEGFDVTVAPPVRVRLLRVGEFEHVLVCVVHHIAGDGFSMGPLTRDLMAAYVRRLGGEGPVWAPLAVQYADFALWQREVLGSEDDPESVLAGQIAFWRAGLAGLPEQLELPADRARAAVSSYRGATVGFEVDAGVAAGLARVARAHDVTLFMVVHAALAVLLARLSGTRDIAVGTPVAGRGEAVLDDVIGMFVNTLVLRTEIDPAVSFSGLLAGVRSVDVEAFGHADVPFERLVELLDPPRSPARHPLFQVMLTFQNVVVPELELPGLSVSGVDSAVGVAKFDLQLAVAERFDREGGVGGLSAAFTYATDLFDEATVRDFADRFTRILAAVAADASVVVGDIDVLAPGERDLVLHEWSTPGALVPEVTLVDVITSQARNRPDAVAIRFGDTFLTFGELQRRANRVARALIARGAGPESVVAVAVARTEELPVALLGVLTAGAAYLPIDTTYPVQRLEFMLEDAAPVCILTTEQEQQALPAGDLPVVLLGEAESFSDAPVGDGQRRARLRPDNLAYVIYTSGSTGVPKGVGVAHRNVVELFANTQSLFEFDETDVWTLFHSYAFDFSVWELWCALANGGTVVVVDYLTSRSPEQFRELLIREQVTVLNQTPSAFYQLAEADRAAHPSDQGKFALRYVVFGGEALDLRQLQRWYDRHPVDAPWLVNMYGITETTVHVSFLSLDEQMVDNQASVIGRALPGLDAYVIDDRLHPAPVGVAGEIHVAGGQLSRGYLGRPGLTATRFVADPFGAPGSRMYRSGDIGRWVGFGGQATLEYAGRGDQQVQLRGFRIELGEIEAALLRCPGVGQAVVLVRSEEHAGDRLIGYVVADTGVSVDASVLRAQVSEFLTGYMVPDAVVVLDALPLTPNGKLDRKALPAPQFSSGAVFRAPSSPVQQAVAEVFAGLLGAERVGLDDDFFALGGNSLLATRVIARINEALDADVAVRELFEAPTVAGLAARVIPGAGGGARPVLERRPRTEPIPLSLAQQRMWVLNQFDPTSPAYNIPLAIQLRGALDVSALRHALADVLERHESLRTRYPADEPGATPYQQILTVDQALPGGLELTVTDDPLTAITELMHTGFDVTEEVPVRALLAETGPEEHLLAFVAHHIAADGASMAPLARDLMTAYLARIGGNSPRWAPLEVQYADYAIWQRTVIGTDTDPDSIAARQLSYWRTHLDGLTTQPDLPLDRPRPTVPSMQGANTTLTLAPQTHTALTALAREHHSTLFMVVHAALAVLLARLSGHHDIAIGTPIAGRGQRALDDLVGMFVNTLTLRTHIEPAMSFTQLIHHTRDTDLAAFANADIPFERVAETVAPARATTHNPLFGVVLSFQNNEQPTLQLPGLTVTALDPGTVAAKFDLQVNVTPHHHPDGTPAHLDTILTYATDLFDQPTIHTLGHRLHRILTTIATNPHTPIGDIDILDHTERERITAVGTPSSLPPSTPTAGTALTQALVAAVEDDPDAPALVSGDEELSYHDLETRSSRLARVLIARGCGPGAGVAVRLDRGLEAVIATWAVLKTGAALVPVDALDTPLPDHLEIKIGLTLSGTRSGAGVDWLSLDDPAVVAEIAAESPRPVTYAHRTRALRGNDPAFIGERVLSYDDLATAAAQLRTRDELTYESEVLYRDPGSSDTLIELVAGGTVGASVVLGSDGEVPAGEW; encoded by the coding sequence ATGAAGATGGACCGCCGTTCTGCGCGTGGAAGCCGCCGTCGCCGTTCCGGCGGTCCACTCTTCGGCCAACTGCTCACCGCCGCAGTCGAATCCGCCGCCGACACGGTCGCGATCCGGTTCGCCGCGACAGCTGATTCCGCCGATGCCGTGGAGCTGACCTACCGGCAGCTCGATGAATCGTCGTCACGGTTGGCGCGGGAGTTGATCGACCGGGGGCTGGGGCCCGGCGACGTCGTGGCCATCGGCATCCGGCGCTCGGTCGAGTCCGTGCTGTCGGTATGGGCGATCGCGAAGACAGGCGCTGCCTATGTGCCGATCGATCCCACCTACCCGCCCGAGCGAATCGCCTACATGGTGTCCGATTCAGGGGCCGCGCTGGGCCTCACCACCTCGGCGTACCGAGAAGCGCTGGGCACGTCCATCCCCTGGATCGAACTCGACGACCCGCGACACCGAGAGCGGATCGCGGAGCGGCCCGCGCACCCGGTCTCGTACACCGATCGGGTGCGGATGCTCACCGAGCAGCATCCCGCCTACGTCATCTTCACCTCCGGATCGACCGGACGCCCCAAGGGGGTCGTGGTCACCCATTCGGGACTGGGAGCGATGGTGGCGTCCGAGCGGGAGCGCTACGGTGTCACAGACGGCTCCCGGGTGATGCATATCTGCTCGCCGAACTTCGACGTGTCGGTGCTGGAACTGCTGGTCGCCTTCGCCACAGGATCGACTCTCGTGATCGCGCCGCCGACGGTGTTCGGTGGATTCGAACTCGCCGATCTGCTACGGCGCGAACACGTCACCCACATGCTCATCACACCCGGGGCACTGGAGTCCGTCGACCCCGCGGGTCTCACGGACCTGCGAGTCGTCATGGTCATCGGTGACCGGTTCGGGCCGCACCTGGTGCACCGCTGGACCGGCGGCGGCCGCGCCATGATCAACGGATACGGGCCCACCGAGGCCACGGTCATCGCGACCAGCAGTGCACCTCTCGTGCCGGGTGAGACGATAACCATCGGCAGCGCCATACCCGGATTCGGTCTGTACGTGCTGGATTCCCGCCTGCGCCCGGCCCCTGCCGGAGTGGTCGGCGAGCTGTACCTGTCCGGTCCCGCGCTGGCAGCGGGTTATCTGAATCGGCGAAGTCTCACCGCGGCACGCTTTGTGGCCAACCCATTCGGCGGCGAGGGCGGCAACCCGGGCTCACGGATGTACCGGACCGGCGACCTGGCGCGCCGTCTGGGCTCCGGCGGCATCGAAGTCCTGGGACGTTCCGACTTCCAGGTGAAGGTGCGTGGCTTCCGCGTCGAACTCGGCGAGATCGATGATGCGCTGAGCCGCCATCCCGATATCGAGTTCGCGGTGACGTTGGGCAAGCGGCAACCCAACGGTACGACCATGCTGGCGTCCTATGTACTGCCCAAGGCGGCAGAACTGGCAACGGAATTCGACACCGCCACACTCGTCGACTTCATCTCCGAGACATTGCCCGCTTACATGGTTCCCACAACGATCATCGTGCTGGACGAGATTCCGTTGACGCCGGTGGGCAAGCTGGATCGGGCGGCTTTGCCGGAGCCGGTGTTCGCCGCTCGTGCTTTCCGTGCGCCGTCGACTCCGACGGAGGAGGTTGTGGCGGAGGTGTTCGCTGCGTTGTTGGTGGCGGACGGGGGTGGTCGTGTGGGTGTGGATGATGATTTCTTCGAGTTGGGTGGTAATTCGTTGTTGGCGGCGCAGGCTGCGGCGCGGGTGGGTGCGGCGTTGGGTGTGCGGGTGCCGGTGCAGTTGTTGTTCGAGGTGTCGACGGTTGCGGGGTTGGCTGTTGGGGTGGAGCGGCTTGCGGGGTCGGTGGCGGGTCGGGCGTTGGTTGCGGGTGTGCGGCCGGAGCGGGTGCCGTTGTCGTATGCGCAGCAGCGGATGTGGTTTTTGAACCGGTTCGATCCGGGTAGTGGGGTGAACAATATTCCGGTCGCGGTGCGGTTGTCGGGGCGGTTGGATGTGGGGGCGTTGCGGGCTGCGGTGGGGGATGTGGTGGAGCGGCATGAGGTGTTGCGGACGGTGTATCCGGCTGTGGATGGGGAGGGTTTTCAGGTGGTGTTGCCGGTGGGGGACGCGCGGGCGGTGCCGGCGGTGGTGGTGGAGTCGGTGGAGGCTGCGGGGGTGGCTGGTCGGGTGGCTGCGGTGGTGGGTGAGGGTTTCGATGTGACGGTGGCGCCGCCGGTGCGGGTGCGGTTGTTGCGGGTGGGTGAGTTCGAGCATGTGCTGGTGTGTGTGGTGCATCACATCGCGGGTGATGGTTTTTCGATGGGGCCGTTGACGCGGGATTTGATGGCTGCGTATGTGCGGCGGTTGGGGGGTGAGGGGCCGGTGTGGGCGCCGTTGGCGGTGCAGTATGCGGATTTCGCGTTGTGGCAGCGGGAGGTTTTGGGTTCGGAGGATGATCCGGAGTCGGTGCTGGCGGGGCAGATCGCGTTTTGGCGGGCGGGTTTGGCGGGGTTGCCCGAGCAGTTGGAGTTGCCGGCGGATCGGGCGCGTGCGGCGGTGTCGTCGTATCGGGGGGCGACGGTGGGGTTCGAGGTGGATGCGGGGGTGGCCGCGGGGTTGGCGCGGGTGGCGCGTGCGCATGATGTGACGTTGTTCATGGTGGTGCATGCGGCGTTGGCGGTGTTGTTGGCGCGGTTGTCGGGGACGCGGGATATCGCGGTGGGGACGCCGGTGGCCGGGCGTGGTGAGGCGGTTTTGGATGATGTGATCGGGATGTTCGTCAATACGTTGGTGTTGCGGACCGAGATCGATCCCGCTGTGTCGTTTTCGGGGTTGCTGGCTGGGGTGCGGTCGGTGGATGTGGAGGCGTTCGGGCATGCGGATGTGCCGTTCGAGCGGTTGGTGGAGTTGCTGGATCCGCCGCGTTCGCCCGCGCGGCATCCGTTGTTCCAGGTGATGTTGACGTTCCAGAATGTGGTGGTGCCGGAGTTGGAGTTGCCGGGGTTGTCGGTGTCGGGGGTGGATTCGGCGGTGGGGGTGGCGAAGTTCGATCTGCAGTTGGCGGTGGCGGAGAGGTTCGATCGTGAGGGTGGGGTGGGGGGTTTGTCGGCGGCGTTCACTTATGCCACCGATTTGTTCGATGAGGCGACGGTGCGTGATTTCGCGGATCGGTTCACCCGGATCCTGGCCGCGGTCGCGGCGGATGCGTCGGTGGTGGTGGGGGATATCGATGTGCTGGCGCCCGGTGAGCGGGATCTGGTGTTGCACGAGTGGTCGACGCCGGGTGCGCTGGTGCCGGAGGTGACGTTGGTGGATGTGATCACCAGCCAGGCGCGTAACCGCCCGGATGCGGTCGCGATCCGTTTCGGGGACACCTTCTTGACCTTTGGTGAGTTGCAGCGGCGGGCGAATCGGGTGGCGCGGGCGTTGATCGCCCGTGGTGCGGGTCCGGAGTCGGTGGTGGCGGTGGCGGTGGCGCGTACCGAGGAATTGCCGGTGGCTTTGCTGGGTGTGCTGACCGCGGGGGCGGCGTATCTGCCGATCGATACCACCTATCCGGTGCAACGGTTGGAGTTCATGCTCGAGGACGCCGCACCGGTATGCATCCTGACCACCGAGCAGGAACAGCAAGCGCTGCCGGCGGGTGATCTGCCTGTGGTGTTGCTCGGGGAGGCGGAATCCTTCTCCGATGCGCCGGTGGGTGATGGCCAGCGACGGGCGCGGTTGCGTCCGGACAACTTGGCGTATGTCATCTACACCTCCGGTTCGACCGGTGTGCCCAAGGGTGTCGGGGTGGCGCATCGCAATGTGGTGGAGTTGTTCGCCAACACCCAGTCGCTGTTCGAGTTCGACGAGACCGACGTGTGGACGTTGTTCCACTCCTACGCGTTCGACTTCTCGGTGTGGGAGCTGTGGTGCGCGCTGGCCAACGGCGGCACCGTCGTAGTGGTCGACTACCTGACCTCGCGGTCGCCCGAGCAGTTCCGTGAGCTGCTGATCCGGGAACAGGTCACCGTGCTCAACCAGACCCCCTCGGCGTTCTACCAGCTCGCCGAGGCCGACCGGGCCGCGCACCCGAGCGACCAGGGCAAGTTCGCGCTTCGCTATGTCGTCTTCGGCGGCGAGGCATTGGATCTGCGTCAGTTGCAGCGCTGGTACGACCGTCATCCGGTCGATGCGCCATGGCTGGTGAACATGTACGGCATCACCGAGACCACGGTGCATGTGTCGTTCCTGTCGCTGGATGAGCAGATGGTCGACAACCAGGCCAGTGTGATCGGGCGCGCGCTGCCCGGTTTGGACGCCTACGTGATCGATGACCGGCTCCATCCGGCACCGGTCGGTGTGGCCGGTGAGATTCACGTCGCGGGTGGGCAGCTCTCGCGTGGCTATCTGGGCAGGCCGGGGTTGACCGCGACACGGTTCGTGGCCGATCCGTTCGGTGCGCCGGGTTCGCGGATGTATCGCAGCGGCGATATCGGCCGGTGGGTCGGTTTCGGTGGTCAGGCCACCCTGGAGTACGCCGGGCGTGGTGATCAGCAGGTGCAGTTGCGGGGGTTCCGCATCGAGTTGGGGGAGATCGAGGCGGCGCTGCTGCGGTGTCCGGGGGTCGGTCAGGCGGTGGTGCTGGTTCGCTCCGAGGAGCACGCCGGGGACCGTTTGATCGGGTATGTGGTGGCCGATACCGGGGTGAGTGTGGACGCGTCGGTGTTGCGGGCGCAGGTCTCGGAGTTCTTGACCGGCTACATGGTGCCGGATGCTGTGGTGGTGCTGGACGCGCTGCCGCTGACCCCCAACGGGAAACTGGACCGTAAAGCGCTGCCTGCCCCGCAGTTCAGCTCCGGTGCGGTGTTCCGGGCGCCGAGTTCCCCGGTCCAGCAGGCCGTCGCCGAGGTGTTCGCCGGGCTGCTCGGCGCCGAGCGGGTCGGTTTGGATGACGACTTCTTCGCGTTGGGCGGCAACTCGCTGCTGGCCACCCGGGTGATCGCCCGGATCAACGAGGCCCTGGACGCGGATGTGGCAGTACGGGAGTTGTTCGAAGCACCCACCGTCGCCGGCCTGGCCGCACGGGTGATCCCCGGCGCCGGCGGCGGCGCGCGCCCGGTACTCGAACGCCGTCCGCGCACCGAACCGATCCCGCTGTCACTGGCCCAGCAACGGATGTGGGTACTCAACCAGTTCGACCCCACCTCCCCCGCCTACAACATCCCCCTGGCCATCCAGCTACGCGGCGCGCTGGATGTCTCCGCGTTACGGCACGCCCTGGCCGACGTCCTCGAACGCCACGAATCCCTGCGCACCCGCTACCCCGCCGACGAACCCGGCGCCACCCCCTACCAGCAAATCCTCACCGTGGACCAAGCACTACCCGGCGGGCTGGAACTCACCGTCACCGACGACCCCCTCACAGCGATCACCGAGTTGATGCACACCGGCTTCGACGTCACCGAAGAAGTCCCCGTCCGCGCCCTGCTGGCCGAAACCGGGCCCGAGGAACACCTCCTGGCGTTCGTCGCCCACCACATCGCCGCCGACGGCGCCTCCATGGCCCCCCTGGCCCGCGACCTGATGACCGCCTACCTCGCCCGCATCGGCGGCAACTCCCCCCGCTGGGCGCCCCTGGAAGTGCAATACGCCGACTACGCCATCTGGCAACGCACCGTCATCGGCACCGACACCGACCCCGACTCCATCGCCGCCCGCCAACTGTCCTACTGGCGCACCCACCTCGACGGCCTCACCACCCAACCCGACCTCCCCCTCGACCGCCCCCGCCCCACCGTGCCCAGCATGCAAGGCGCCAACACCACCCTCACCCTGGCACCGCAAACCCACACCGCGCTCACCGCCCTGGCCCGCGAACACCACAGCACCCTGTTCATGGTCGTACACGCCGCCCTGGCCGTCCTGCTGGCCCGCCTGTCCGGCCACCACGACATCGCCATCGGCACCCCCATCGCCGGACGCGGCCAACGCGCCCTCGACGACCTCGTCGGCATGTTCGTCAACACCCTCACCCTGCGCACCCACATCGAACCCGCCATGAGCTTCACCCAACTCATCCACCACACCCGCGACACCGACCTCGCCGCCTTCGCCAACGCCGACATCCCCTTCGAACGCGTCGCCGAAACCGTCGCCCCCGCCCGCGCCACCACCCACAACCCCCTCTTCGGCGTCGTGCTGTCATTCCAGAACAACGAACAACCCACCCTCCAACTCCCCGGCCTCACCGTCACCGCCCTCGACCCCGGCACCGTCGCCGCCAAATTCGACCTCCAAGTCAACGTCACCCCCCACCACCACCCCGACGGCACCCCCGCCCACCTCGACACCATCCTCACCTACGCCACCGACCTATTCGACCAACCCACCATCCACACCCTCGGCCACCGACTCCACCGCATCCTCACCACCATCGCCACCAACCCCCACACCCCCATCGGCGACATCGACATCCTCGACCACACCGAACGAGAACGAATCACGGCTGTCGGCACACCCTCCTCGCTACCTCCGTCGACGCCGACCGCGGGTACCGCGCTGACCCAGGCGCTGGTGGCCGCGGTCGAGGACGACCCCGATGCCCCCGCCCTCGTCTCCGGCGACGAAGAGCTGTCCTACCACGACCTCGAGACTCGCTCGTCGCGGTTGGCGCGGGTGCTCATCGCGCGGGGTTGCGGACCCGGCGCGGGCGTCGCGGTCCGGCTGGACCGCGGCCTCGAAGCCGTCATCGCCACCTGGGCCGTACTCAAAACCGGCGCAGCCCTGGTCCCGGTCGACGCACTCGACACGCCACTGCCGGACCACCTCGAAATAAAGATCGGCTTGACGCTCAGCGGCACCCGATCCGGCGCCGGGGTCGACTGGCTCTCCCTCGACGATCCCGCCGTCGTCGCCGAGATCGCGGCCGAATCACCGCGACCGGTCACCTACGCGCACCGCACGCGCGCATTGCGCGGCAACGACCCGGCGTTCATCGGAGAACGGGTGCTCAGCTACGACGACCTCGCCACTGCCGCCGCGCAACTGCGCACGCGAGACGAACTCACCTACGAATCCGAAGTCCTGTACCGCGACCCCGGATCCTCCGACACCCTGATCGAACTGGTCGCCGGTGGAACCGTCGGCGCGTCGGTCGTCCTGGGCTCCGACGGTGAAGTGCCGGCCGGTGAGTGGTGA
- a CDS encoding cache domain-containing protein: MRDTDNSPTPVTVESLAHTVGKLADEVFRSLGIIGTALATLWEDLADQPRSTPRSTDLVALRDTIVGELERHGKLLESAGVVLADGILADRPRHLEWWLLDAESRPQRLLLELNPHSEYFYDYTGMEWFAIPRDQDRRWVHGPALDYACTDQYVCTFAVPVTIPSGTFLGVAGADVPVASLEEILLPRFRASGQRVVLVNGEGRVIMGTDPEFTTGSKTSRMDRPAAAVPIETLPWSLHPLGSTASH, encoded by the coding sequence ATGAGGGACACCGATAATTCCCCCACCCCGGTGACCGTCGAGTCGCTCGCTCATACCGTCGGAAAGCTGGCCGACGAGGTTTTCCGATCACTGGGGATCATCGGGACGGCGCTGGCAACGCTGTGGGAAGATCTCGCCGATCAGCCGCGGTCCACTCCACGGTCGACCGACCTCGTTGCGCTTCGCGACACCATTGTCGGTGAACTCGAGCGGCATGGGAAACTCCTCGAAAGCGCGGGCGTAGTGCTCGCTGACGGCATTCTCGCCGATCGTCCCCGTCACCTCGAATGGTGGTTGCTGGACGCAGAGAGCCGACCACAACGCCTGCTGCTGGAATTGAACCCGCACAGCGAATATTTCTACGACTACACCGGAATGGAATGGTTCGCGATTCCGCGTGACCAGGATCGGCGATGGGTGCACGGCCCCGCCCTGGATTACGCGTGCACCGATCAATACGTTTGCACATTCGCTGTACCGGTCACGATTCCTTCGGGGACCTTCCTCGGAGTCGCCGGTGCGGATGTCCCTGTCGCCTCGCTCGAGGAGATCCTGCTCCCGCGGTTCCGGGCATCCGGTCAGCGGGTGGTGCTGGTCAACGGCGAGGGCCGCGTGATCATGGGCACTGATCCGGAATTCACGACCGGATCCAAGACGAGCCGAATGGACCGGCCTGCCGCCGCGGTGCCGATCGAGACCTTGCCCTGGTCGTTGCATCCGTTGGGATCCACGGCATCCCACTGA
- a CDS encoding GntR family transcriptional regulator has translation MSNRESAGLTALGAVLSPLEGGGPKTDAVVERLCAAISLGLMTDGQQLPSETDLANQLGISTMTLREALAVLRQRGIVHTKRGRGGGSFIRGSAEVLESASLARLQQMSIQELRDLGDEHFAVTGAAAVFAARRGLRADIARLRSLADRLKDSSEPISARRADSRFHIEMAVCAQSTRLTRAEVALQAELSALLWLPRLKLDPEAEATAHRNLVDAIEREDDARARELAESQTESRIRRLVALRLELSDR, from the coding sequence TTGTCGAACCGGGAGAGCGCCGGATTGACCGCTTTGGGCGCCGTGCTGTCACCTCTCGAAGGTGGCGGTCCGAAGACCGATGCCGTGGTGGAGCGGCTGTGCGCCGCGATCAGCCTCGGTCTGATGACAGACGGCCAGCAACTGCCGAGTGAGACCGATCTCGCCAACCAGTTGGGTATATCGACGATGACCCTGCGCGAGGCACTTGCCGTACTCCGGCAGCGCGGGATCGTGCACACCAAGCGCGGCCGCGGTGGTGGCAGCTTCATCCGCGGTTCGGCGGAGGTTCTCGAGAGCGCCTCGCTGGCGCGATTGCAGCAGATGAGCATTCAAGAGTTGCGCGATCTGGGGGATGAACATTTCGCCGTCACCGGAGCGGCCGCCGTGTTCGCCGCCCGCCGCGGGTTGCGGGCCGATATCGCCCGGCTCCGCTCCCTGGCCGACCGGCTGAAGGACAGCAGCGAACCCATCTCCGCACGCCGCGCCGACAGCCGGTTTCATATCGAAATGGCGGTGTGCGCGCAGTCCACCCGGTTGACCCGCGCCGAGGTCGCATTGCAAGCCGAACTCTCCGCGTTGCTCTGGTTGCCGCGGCTGAAATTGGACCCGGAGGCCGAGGCGACCGCTCATCGGAATTTGGTGGACGCGATCGAACGAGAAGACGATGCCCGAGCGAGAGAGCTGGCAGAATCACAAACCGAATCACGCATCCGCCGCCTCGTCGCCCTACGCTTGGAGCTCAGTGATCGATGA